One Natator depressus isolate rNatDep1 chromosome 6, rNatDep2.hap1, whole genome shotgun sequence DNA window includes the following coding sequences:
- the CINP gene encoding cyclin-dependent kinase 2-interacting protein yields the protein MAATKSPAAVAPKRPVLSVSARKIKDNAADWHNLMMKWETLNNNGFSTANKIVNLKIGTQFKDNKLEVECDNIASDCGKLSPDYNEELEMFCAELLGTLENMAKIQLKMEKLCSTTKGVCDLETYHYESGDCRIPLFHTWPTTYFYEISFKLTEMYKKELRLKQTIAQEIAHTADQDLMMVYLSSWLYQPYIENSSKLLLESMLLETGHRQV from the exons ATGGCAG caacaaagAGTCCTGCAGCTGTTGCTCCAAAAAGACCTGTTTTATCTGTCAGTGCAAGAAAAATTAAAGATAACGCAGCAGACTGGCATAATTTAATGATGAAATGGGAGACCCTGAATAATAATGGGTTTAGTACTGCAAACAAAATTGTAAACTTGAAAATTGGCACACA ATTTAAAGATAACAAGCTGGAGGTAGAATGTGACAACATTGCCTCTGACTGTGGAAAGCTGTCTCCAGACTATAATGAAGAACTTGAGATGTTCTGTGCAGAATTGCTTGGGACCTTGGAAAACATG GCAAAAATACAACTGAAAATGGAAAAACTATGTTCAACTACTAAAGGAGTTTGTGACTTAGAAACATACCATTATGAAAGTGGAGATTGCAGGATACCACTCTTTCACACATGGCCCACTACGTACTTCT ATGAGATTTCTTTCAAGCTCACTGAAATGTACAAGAAGGAACTACGACTTAAGCAAACGATTGCGCAAGAGATTGCTCATACTGCTGACCAAGATCTTATGATGGTTTATTTATCATCTTGGTTGTACCAGCCCTATATTGAAAACAGCAGTAAACTACTGCTAGAAAGCATGTTGCTGGAAACAGGACATAGACAAGTGTAG